Genomic window (Enterobacteriaceae bacterium 4M9):
ACCGGTGCTCAGGCTGAGCCGCGTGCGCCGGTTGTGACCATCATGGGTCACGTTGACCACGGTAAAACCTCTCTGCTTGACTACATCCGTTCCACCAAAATCGCCTCTGGCGAAGCGGGCGGCATTACTCAGCACATTGGTGCTTACCACGTACAGACCGACAACGGCAGCATCACCTTCCTGGATACCCCAGGCCACGCCGCGTTTACCGCGATGCGTGCACGCGGTGCGCAGGCAACTGACATCGTTGTGCTGGTTGTTGCGGCAGACGACGGCGTGATGCCGCAGACTATCGAAGCTATTCAGCATGCGAAAGCGGCGAAAGTGCCGGTGGTGGTTGCCGTTAACAAGATTGATAAGCCGGAAGCCGATCCGGACCGCGTTAAGAATGAGCTGGCACAGTACGGCATCATTCCGGAAGAGTGGGGCGGTGAAAGCCAGTTCGTACACGTATCTGCGAAAGCCGGTACCGGTATTGATGAGTTGCTCGACGCGATTCTGCTGCAATCTGAAGTTCTTGAGCTGAAAGCGGTGCGTAACGGTATGGCAAGCGGTGTTGTTATCGAATCCTTCCTGGACAAAGGTCGTGGCCCGGTAGCCAGCGTACTGGTGCGTGAAGGCACCCTGCACAAAGGCGACATCGTGCTGTGTGGCTTCGAATATGGCCGTGTTCGTGCAATGCGTAACGAACTGGGTCAGGAAGTCACTGAAGCCGGTCCTTCAATTCCGGTAGAAATTCTCGGTTTGTCTGGCGTTCCGGTTGCGGGTGATGAAGCGACCGTGGTTCGTGACGAGAAGAAAGCCCGTGAAGTGGCGCTCTATCGTCAGGGCAAGTTCCGCGAAGTGAAACTGGCTCGCCAGCAGAAAGCGAAACTGGAAAACATGTTCGCCAACATGACCGAAGGCGAAGTGTCCGAAGTGAACATCGTGCTCAAAGCCGACGTTCAGGGTTCTGTGGAAGCTATCACCGACTCGCTGCTGAAACTCTCCACCGACGAAGTGAAGGTGAAGATTATCGGTTCTGGCGTGGGTGGTATCACCGAAACCGACGCCACGCTGGCTGCGGCATCCAACGCCATCCTGGTGGGCTTTAACGTACGTGCTGACGCCTCTGCGCGCCGCGTGATTGAAGCTGAAAGCCTGGATCTGCGCTACTACTCCGTCATCTATAACCTGATTGACGAAGTGAAAGCAGCAATGAGCGGCATGCTGGCACCGGAATACAAACAGCAGATTATCGGTCTGGCCGAAGTGCGCGACGTGTTCAAGTCTCCGAAGTTTGGCGCTATTGCCGGCTGTATGGTGACCGAGGGCGTGGTCAAGCGTCACAACCCGATTCGTGTACTGCGCGACAACGTGGTTATCTACGAAGGCGAGCTGGAATCCCTGCGTCGCTTCAAAGATGACGTCAACGAAGTGCGTAACGGTATGGAATGTGGTATCGGCGTTAAGAACTACAACGACGTGCGCAGTGGCGATATGATCGAAGTCTTCGAAATTATCGAAATTCAGCGCTCTATCGACTAATCGTCGGCAGAACAGTGTGATTATGGGGGGCTTCGGCCCCCCTGTTTGTCTGGAGAATTTATTATGGCTAAAGAATTTGGCCGCGCGCAGCGCGTTGGGCAGGAGATGCAAAAAGAAATTGCGCTTATCCTGCAACGTGAAATCAAAGATCCGCGTCTGGGGCTGATGACTACCGTGTCTGGCGTGGAAATGTCCCGCGACCTGGCTTACGCCAAAGTGTATGTCACCTTCCTGAACGACGGCGACGAAGCGGCTATCAACGAAGGCCTGAAGGCATTGCGTGATGCTGCGGGCTATATCCGCACGCTGATTGGCAAGGCGATGCGCCTGCGCATCGTGCCGGAACTGACGTTCTTCTACGACAACTCGCTGGTAGAAGGGATGCGCATGTCCAATCTCGTTTCCAGCGTAGTGAAACACGACGAAGAGCGCCGTGCTGACTCCGAAGATGGCGGCAAGGAGGACTGATGAGCCGTCCTCGTCGTCGCGGTCGCGACGTTCACGGAGTGCTGTTGCTGGATAAGCCGCAAGGCCTGTCTTCAAACGACGCGCTGCAAAAGGTCAAACGCCTGTATAACGCCAACCGCGCCGGACATACCGGCGCGCTGGATCCGCTGGCAACCGGCATGCTGCCGATTTGCCTGGGTGAAGCCACCAAGTTTTCCCAGTATCTGCTGGACTCGGACAAGCGTTATCGCGTAATTGCCCGCCTTGGCCAGCGCACCGATACCTCCGATGCCGACGGGCAGGTAGTTGAGGAGCGTGCGGTCAATTTCACCGCGCAGGAGCTGGCGACCGCGCTGGACTCTTTTCGTGGCGAAACGCAGCAGGTGCCGTCAATGTATTCGGCGCTCAAATACCAGGGCAAGCCGCTGTACGAGTATGCGCGCCAGGGCATTGACGTGCCGCGCGAGGCGCGCCCGATTGTGGTGTACGAGCTGCTGTTTATTCGCCATGAAGGTGATGAGCTGGAACTGGAAATTCACTGCTCGAAAGGCACCTATATCCGCACGATCATTGACGATCTGGGTGAGAAGCTCGGTTGTGGTGCGCACGTGATTTTCCTGCGTCGCCTGGCGGTCAGCCGCTACCCGGTGGAGCGTATGGTGACGCTGGAGCAGCTGGCCGCGCTGGTTGAACAGGCCGAGCAACAGGAGATTGCGCCAGCAGACCTGCTCGATCCTCTGCTGATGCCAATGGACAGCCCGGCCGCGGATTTCCCGGTGGTGAACCTGCTCCCGGAAGTGGCCGTGTACTTCAAAAACGGCAACCCGGTGCGTGCTAACGGCGTGCCGACCGAAGGGCTGGTGCGTGTGACCGAAGGCGAGGAGCGCAAGTTTATCGGTATGGCGCAAATCGACGATGAAGGTCGTGTTGCGCCGCGTCGCCTGGTGGTGGAATATCCGCCAGGTGTATAACGCTAACGGCGGAGAGCGTTCTGCTCTCCGCTGATATTTCCTTTTTTGCTTTCCTGCTCGCTGTTGCATCACCTCCCAGCCATCTACCGTTAACGCAGATAACTGAGTGCGGTATGAACCGTAGCGTCGTGCGCGTGTAAATTAAATCACCAGCCCGAGCGCCGCCTTGCGATAAATAATGGCGACAGGTAGAATATCCCGGCTTTATCCTGGGGTTGCTGAATTAGAGATCGGCACCCTGTCTTTTTATTTGTAAATCTGGAGTTCAAAAAATGTCTCTAAGCGTTGAAGCTAAAGCTAAAATCGTTGCTGAGTTCGGTCGTGGTACTAACGACAGTGGTTCCACCGAAGTTCAGGTTGCTCTGTTGACTGCACAGATCAACCACCTGCAGGGCCACTTTGCAGAGCACAAAAAAGATCACCACAGCCGTCGTGGTCTGCTGCGCATGGTTTCTCAGCGTCGTAAGCTGCTCGACTACCTGAAGCGTAAAGATGTAGCACGTTACACCAGCCTGATCGAGCGTCTGGGCCTGCGTCGCTAATATTCGCAAGTTTCAGAAAAGGGGCCTCTTCAGGCCCCTTTTTTCAGTCAAACGGCAGCAATTACCTGCAAACTCATGTATTGTTGCTGTATATGATCCTGGCTTGCACGGATTCGCGCGGCTAATGAGAAACCTTGTTTATTCCATCAAGGATTGTCATTAGTCGCGAGGATGCAACAGGATCGGAGATTGACCACAGCGCGCCTTCATGGCGCGCTGTTCAACTGATAAGTAAGGATAAAATTTTGCTTAATCCGATCGTTCAGAAATTTCAGTATGGTCAACATACTGTCACCCTCGAAACTGGCATGATGGCACGCCAGGCCACTGCGGCTGTGATGGCCAGCATGGACGACACTGCGGTATTCGTCACCGTAGTTGGTGCTAAAAAAGCGAAGCCAGGCCAGGACTTCTTCCCGCTGACCGTGAACTACCAGGAGCGTACTTACGCTGCCGGTCGTATCCCGGGTAGCTTCTTCCGTCGTGAAGGCCGTCCAAGCGAAGGCGAGACCCTGACCGCGCGTCTGATTGACCGCCCGATTCGCCCGCTGTTCCCGGAAGGCTTCGTGAACGAAGTGCAGGTTATCGCGACGGTTGTTTCTGTTAACCCGCAGGTCAACCCGGACGTTGTTGCTATGATTGGTGCTTCAGCAGCACTGTCTCTGTCTGGTATTCCGTTCAACGGCCCGATTGGTTGCGCGCGCGTAGGCTACATTAACGATCAGTATGTGCTGAACCCGACCCAGGATGAGCTGAAATCCAGCAAACTGGATCTGGTGGTTGCCGGTACCGAAGGTGCGGTGCTGATGGTTGAATCTGAAGCAGAACTGCTGAGCGAAGATCAGATGCTGGGTGCTGTGGTGTTCGGCCACGATCAGCAGCAGGTTGTGATTCAGAACATTAACGAGCTGGTAAAACAGGCGGGTAAACCGCGCTGGGACTGGCAGCCGGAAGCGGCAAACGACGCGCTCAACGCACGCGTTGCGGCCTTGGCCGAAGCACGCCTGAGCGATGCTTACCGCATCACCGACAAGCAGGAACGTTACGCGAAGATTGATGCTATCAAATCTGAAGTTATCGCTTCACTGCAGGCAGAGCAGCCGGAAGGCGAGGCGCTGGACGACAACGAGCTGGGCGACATCCTGCACGCTATTGAGAAGAACGTGGTACGTTCTCGCGTGCTGGCAGGCGAACCGCGTATCGATGGTCGTGAAAAAGATATGATTCGTGGTCTGGACGTGCGCACTGGCGTACTGCCGCGCACCCACGGTTCTGCACTGTTCACTCGTGGTGAAACTCAGGCGCTGGTGACGGCAACCCTCGGTACCGAGCGCGACGCGCAGAATATCGACGAACTGATGGGCGATCGTACTGACCGCTTCCTGTTCCACTACAACTTCCCTCCGTACTCTGTCGGCGAAACCGGCATGGTTGGTTCACCGAAGCGCCGTGAAATTGGCCACGGTCGCCTGGCGAAGCGTGGTGTACTGGCAGTGATGCCGGCTGCAGACCGTTTCCCGTACACCGTACGTGTCGTGTCTGAAATTACCGAATCTAACGGTTCTTCTTCCATGGCTTCCGTGTGTGGCGCTTCTCTGGCGCTGATGGATGCGGGTGTGCCTATCAAAGCCGCCGTTGCGGGTATCGCAATGGGTCTGGTGAAAGAAGGTGAGAACTTCGTGGTGCTGTCCGATATCCTGGGCGACGAAGACCACCTCGGCGATATGGACTTTAAAGTCGCGGGTTCGCGCGACGGTATCACTGCGCTGCAGATGGATATTAAAATTGAAGGCATCACCCGTGAAATCATGCAGGTGGCGCTGAACCAGGCGAAAGGTGCACGTCTGCACATCCTGGGCGTGATGGAGCAGGCAATCAACGCTCCGCGTGGCGATATCTCTGAGTTCGCACCGCGTATCCACACCATCAAAATCAACCCGGACAAGATCAAAGACGTTATCGGTAAAGGCGGCTCTGTTATTCGCGCCCTGACCGAAGAAACCGGCACCACTATCGAAATTGAAGATGATGGTACCGTGAAGATTGCAGCGACCGACGGTGATAAAGCGAAGTTTGCTATCCGTCGTATCGAAGAAATCACGGCCGAAATCGAAGTGGGTCGTATCTACAACGGTAAAGTAACCCGTATTGTGGACTTTGGTGCGTTCGTTGCTATCGGCGGCGGCAAAGAAGGTCTGGTACACATTTCCCAGATTGCTGACAAGCGCGTCGAAAAAGTCACCGATTATCTGCAGATGGGTCAGGAAGTGCCGGTGAAGGTTCTGGAAGTCGATCGCCAGGGTCGTGTTCGCCTGAGCATTAAGGAAGCGGTTGAGCAGTCTCCTGCTGCACAGCCTGCTGCGCCTGAAGCAGATTAAGGTTTGCTACCCGGGCTCTCTGCGGTTTTCGCAGAGAGCCTGCATGTGGAACAGGATGTTCTGCGTAGTTGCCGGGGGACAGGACGTTCATCCAATCGTTGTCTTCGGGAGTGGGAAATGAAGCCTTTGTTGCGCTGGTGTCTTGTTGCGACCGTTCTGGCTGTAGCAGGATGCGGCAATAATTCTGCCTGGCGTAAAAACGAAGTACTGGCCGTGCCGCTGCAGCCGACGCTGCAACAGGAAGTTATTCTTGCGCGCATGGAACAGATCCTTGCCAGTCGGGCTTTAACCGATGACGAACGCGCACAGCTTTTATATGAGCGCGGAGTATTGTATGATAGTCTCGGTCTGCGAGCGCTGGCGCGAAACGATTTTTCGCAAGCACTGGCGATTCGCCCGGACATGCCTGAGGTTTTCAATTACTTAGGCATATATTTAACGCAGGCAGGCAATTTTGATGCTGCCTATGAAGCGTTTGATTCTGTACTTGAGCTTGATCCAACTTACAATTACGCGCGTCTGAACCGCGGTATCGCCCTCTATTACGGCGGACGTTACCGGTTAGCGCAAGATGATCTGCTGGCGTTTTATCAAGACGATCCCAATGATCCTTTCCGTAGTCTGTGGCTCTGGCTTGTTGAAAGCAAGCTGGATGAGAAACAGGCAAAGGCGATGCTCAAACAGCGCCTTGACCGAGCGGACAGAGAGCAATGGGGATGGAACATCGTCGAATTCTACCTTGGCGATATCAGCGAAAGCACGCTGATGGAACGCCTGAAGGCAGACGCAACGGATAACACCTCGCTCGCTGAACATCTCAGTGAAACCAACTTCTATTTAGGTAAGTACTACCTAAGTCTGGGGGATAAGAGCAGCGCCACGGCACTGTTCAAGTTAGCGGTCGCTAACAACGTACACAACTTCGTTGAGCACCGTTATGCATTGTTGGAATTAGCGCTCTTGGGCCAGGAGCAAGACGACCTGGCAGAATCGGACCAGCAATAGCTGACGGACACTATCAGCCCATAACCCTTTGTAAGTCATCATCTTTACAGGTGAGGGCGTTTTTGTTCGTCAATCCATCTAATTTGAGCCGGTTCACACTTTTCGATGAAAAATGCAGATCATTTTCATGTTGAGTTATGTAGACTGGCCGCCATTGATACTGAGGCACTAGCACTACATGGCTGATATCGAAACCACTTTTACCGAACTGGGCCTGAAGGCTCCCATCCTTGAAGCACTTAACGATCTCGGGTACGAAAAACCGTCTCCGATCCAGGCTGCCTGTATCCCGCATCTGCTGGAAGGCCGCGACGTGCTGGGTATGGCGCAAACCGGTAGTGGTAAAACAGCAGCATTCTCCCTGCCGCTTCTGAACAACATCGATCCGGACCTGCGCGCCCCGCAGATCCTGGTGCTGGCTCCGACCCGCGAGCTGGCTGTACAGGTTGCAGAAGCCTGCAACGATTTCTCTAAACATATGCGCGGCGTTAACGTGCTGGCCCTGTACGGCGGCCAGCGTTACGACGTGCAGCTGCGCGCTCTGCGTCAGGGGCCGCAGATTGTAGTAGGTACGCCGGGCCGTCTGCTCGATCACCTCAAGCGCGGTACGCTTGATCTTTCCAACCTGAAAGGTCTGGTACTGGACGAAGCAGACGAAATGCTGCGCATGGGCTTCATCGAAGACGTGGAAACCATCATGGCGCAGATCCCGGAAGGGCACCAGACGGCGCTGTTCTCCGCGACCATGCCGGAAGCGATTCGTCGCATCACCCGCCGCTTCATGAAAGATCCGCAGGAAGTGCGTATCCAGACCAGCATCAACACTCGCCCGGACATTAGCCAGAGCTACTGGACCGTGTGGAATATGCGTAAGAACGAAGCGCTGGTGCGTTTCCTCGAAGCTGAAGATTTTGATGCCGCGATTATCTTCGTGCGTACCAAAAACGCGACCCTGGAAGTGGCCGAAGCGCTGGAGCGTAGCGGTTACAACAGTGCGGCCCTGAACGGTGACATGAACCAGGCGCTGCGTGAGCAGACCCTGGAGCGCCTGAAAGATGGCCGCCTGGATATTCTGATTGCAACCGACGTTGCCGCTCGCGGTCTGGACGTTGAGCGCATCAGCCTGGTGGTTAACTACGACATCCCGATGGACGCTGAATCTTACGTGCACCGCATTGGTCGTACCGGTCGTGCTGGCCGTGCCGGTCGCGCGCTGCTGTTTGTTGAAAACCGCGAGCGTCGCCTGCTGCGCAACATCGAGCGCACCATGAAGTTGACCATTCCGGAAGTTGAGCTGCCGAACGCAGAACTGCTGGGTCAGCGCCGTCTGGCGAAATTTGCTGGTCGCGTACAGCAGCAGCTGGAAAGCAGCGATCTGGAACAGTACCGTGCGTTGCTGGCGAAAATCCATCCGGCTTCTGAAGAAGAGCTGGATATTGAAACGCTGGCCGCTGCACTGCTGAAAATGGCACAGGGCGAACGCCCGCTGATCCTGCCGCCGGATCAGGTTGCTGAACGTCGTCCGAAGCGTGAATTCCGCGATCGCGATGACCGCCACGAGCGTGGTGATCGCGGTGAGCGTAGCGATCGTCCGCGCCGCGAGCGTCGTGACGTTGGCGATATGGAGCTGTATCGCATTGAAGTGGGCCGTGATGACGGTGTTGAAGTGCGTCATATCGTGGGCGCTATCGCCAACGAAGGCGACATCAGCAGCCGCTACATTGGCAACATCAAGCTGTTCGCTTCTCACTCCACTATCGAGCTGCCGAAAGGCATGCCGGGCGAAGTGCTGCAGCACTTTACCCGCACGCGCATCCTGAACAAGCCGATGAATATGCAGCTTATGGGCGATGCACAGCCGCGCGGTGAGCGCCGTGGCGGTGGCAACGGCAATGGCCGCAGCTTCGGCAATGGCGAGCGCAACGAGCGTCGCGGTGGTGGCGAAGGTCGTCGCTTCAGCGGTGAGCGTCGCGAAGGCGGAAATGGCAATGGTCGCTTCTCCGGCGAGCGCCGTGAAGGCGGTCGTGGCCCGCGTCGTGATGACAACGGTAACCGTCGCCGCTTTGGTGATTCATAATTGCGTGAAAATTCGGCGTTACGCGCCGTAAACTAAAATAAACAGTCCCGGTCCTGGCGATCGGGACTTTTTTTATCCTTTTTGTACTCATGTACTGGTACAATGTGCCATCGGCGCTACTGGAGCGCTTTGTACTGAAATCAGGGACATTGTAATGACAGCAGTTTTAGCGACCCGCCCCACGCCGTCCATACTCGGCGGCGTAATGATCATCGGCGGCACCATTATTGGCGCAGGCATGTTTTCTTTACCGGTAGTGATGTCCGGAGCCTGGTTCTTCTGGTCGCTGGCGGCGCTGGTCTTTACCTGGTTTTGCATGCTGCATTCGGGGCTCATGATCCTCGAAGCCAACCTAAACTATGCGCCAGGCGCGAGCTTTGACACCATCACCCGTGACTTACTGGGTAAGGGCTGGAACGTCATTAACGGCGTGTCGATAGCCTTTGTGCTCTACATCCTCACTTACGCCTACATTTCTGCCAGTGGCTCAATCATTCATCACACAATGGGTGAAATGGACATTGGCTTCTCACCACGCCTGGCGGGCTTTTTGTTTGCGCTGGTGGTGGCCTTTATTGTCTGGCTGAGTACCAGAGCGGTCAGCCGCATGACGGCCATCGTGCTGGGGGCGAAGGTCATCACCTTCTTTCTGACGTTTGGCAGTCTGCTGGGCCATGTGGAGCCAGCTACGCTGATGAACGTAGCCGAACAGAGTCCGAGCTATGCGCCGTATCTGCTGATGACGCTACCGTTCTGCCTGGCCTCATTTGGCTATCACGGTAACGTACCAAGCCTGATGAAGTACTACGGTCGCGAGCCAAAAATTATTATCCGTTGCCTGGTCTGGGGCACACTGATTGCGCTTGGCCTGTACGTCATCTGGTTGCTGGGGACGATGGGTAACATTCCGCGTCAGGATTTTATCGCCATAGCAGAGAAGGGCGGCAACATTGATGTGCTGGTACAGGCGCTGAGCGGTGTGCTGAAGAGTCCGTCGCTTAACCTGCTGCTGGTGATTTTCTCCAACTTTGCGGTGGCCAGCTCATTCCTGGGTGTCACGCTGGGCTTGTTTGACTATCTGGCTGACTTGTTTGGGTTTGATGATTCACCGCTGGGCCGTCTGAAAACGGCACTCATCACGTTCCTGCCACCGATGGTAGGCGGCCTTATTTGGCCGAACGGTTTTCTGTACGCCATCGGTTATGCCGGGCTTGCGGCCACTATCTGGGCGGCAATTGTCCCGGCGCTGCTGGCGCGGGCGTCGCGCCAGCGTTTTGGCAGCCCGCGCTTTCGCGTTTGGGGCGGCAAAGGCATGATTGCGCTGATTCTGCTGTTTGGTGCAGGTAATGCGCTGGTGCACATACTGTCGAGCTTCGACCTGCTGCCGGTATACAAATAGCTGACGTCAGAAAAGAAAGAGGGCCGAAAGGCCCTCTTTTTTATGAAATTAACGCCTGCCATTTAGCGTAAATGGTGAATCACCTGATTGCTGCTGCCGCGCCAGATAAGCGCCGGGTCTTTTAAATCCTGCACAAACTTGCCGTCTACCAGCACGTTAATCAGCTCAATCACTTCGCGTTGCGCATCGTTGAGTTCGTCCATCTTATAACCGGTCCAGACCCAGATATCTTTTCCCGGGCATTCGGCGCGCACGCGCTGCACCAGTCGCAGGATATCCGGCACATTTTGCGGATGCAGCGGGTCGCCGCCAGACAGCGACAGTCCCTGGCGCTTAACGCGGGTATCGTTAAGATCGGCAATGATGCGCGTTTCCATCTCCGGCGTGAAAGCCAGACCGGAATTGAGCCGCCAGGTGCTTTTGTTATAGCAGCCAGGGCATTCATGTACGCAGCCTGAAACAAACAGCGTACAGCGCGTACCTGGCCCGTTGACCACGTCTAGGGGGTAGTATTGGTGATAATTCATTTTGCCTTCACGTCTGTCACCGTGGCGGTGTTGGCTGCGCCTGCTCACCCCGGTCACTTACTTATGTAAGCTCCCGGGGACTCACAGACTTGCCGCCTTGCCACAGCACCAGACGTTTTGGCAAAACCTTATGCTGATTTCACGTCTGTCACCGTGGCGGTGTTGGCTGCGCCTGCTCACCCCGGTCACTGACTTCTGTCAGCTCCCGGGGACTCACAGTCTTGCCGCCTTGCCACAGCACCAGACGTTTTGGCAAAACCTTATGCTGATTTCACGTCTGTCACCGTGGCGGTGTTGGCGGCGCTTGCTCACCCCGGTCACTGACTTATGTAAGCTCCCGGGGATTCACAGACTTGCCGCCTTGCCACAGCACCAGACGTTTTGGCAAAACCTTATGCTGATTTCACGTCTGTCACCGTGGCGGTGTTGGCGGCGCCTGCTCACCCCGGTCACTGACTTATGTAAGCTCCCGGGGATTCACAGACTTGCCGCCTTGCCACAGCACCAGACGTTTTGGCAAAACCTTATGCTGATTTCACGTCTGTCACCGTGGCGGTGTTGGCGGCGCCTGCTCACCCCGGTCACTGACTTATGTAAGCTCCCGGGGACTCACAGTCTTGCCGCCTTGCCACAGCACCAGACGTTTTGGCAAAACCCAATGACCAGTGGTGGCTCTGATAAGTTGTCACATCATGGATGATTGAGTCAGCCTAACTGACCATTACCCAGATGTTTCACGCGGCGCTTCACTTCTTCCTGCTTACCGGCATTGAACGGGCGGGCATCGGGGCTGCCGAGGTAGCCGCACACGCGGCGAGTCACAGAAACGCGGGTTGCGTCGTGGTTGCCGCATTTAGGGCAGGTAAAGCCCTTGCTGGTGCACTCGAACTCGCCAGTGAAGCCGCATTCGTAGCATTCATCAATTGGCGTGTTGGTGCCGTAGTAAGGCACGTGCTGGTAGCTGTAGTCCCACACGTCTTCCAGCGCCTTCAGGTTGTGCTGCAGGTTAGGGTATTCGCCGTAGCAGATAAACCCGCCGCTGGCGATCGCCGGGTATGGTGCTTCAAAATCAATCTTGTCGTACGGATTAACCTTCTTCTCGACGTCGAGGTGGAAGCTGTTGGTGTAGTAGCCTTTGTCAGTTACGCCGTCTACCACGCCGAATTCAGCGGTATCCAGGCGGCAGAAACGGTCGCACAGGTTTTCGCTCGGCGTGCTGTACAGGCTAAAGCCGTAGCCCGTTTCTTCTTTCCACTTATCGACTGCGCTGCGCAGACGTTCGACAATCGCCACGCCTTTGGCACGCAGTTGCTCGCTGTCATACACGTGTTCGCCACCAGACAGGGCGTTGATGGTTTCGTGAATACCGATGTAGCCAAGAGAGATAGAGGCACGGCCATTTTTGAAAATGTCTGCCACGTTGTCGTCTGGCTTGAGGCGCACGCCGCAGGCACCTTCCATATACAGAATCGGTGCGACGCGCGCTTTCACGCCTTCCAGACGGGCAATACGCGTCATCAGCGCTTTCCTGGCCAGTTCCAGGCGGCTGTCGAGCAAGGTCCAGAAACGGTCTTCGTCGCCTTTTGCTTCCAGCGCAATGCGCGGCAGGTTGAGGCTGATAACGCCGATATTGTTGCGCCCGTCGTGGATCTGCTCACCGTTTTCCTCGTATACGCCGAGGAAGCTGCGACAACCCATTGGCGTTTTAAACGAGCCAGTGACTTCCACCACTTTGTCGTAATTAAGGATATCCGGGTACATGCGTTTGCTTGCGCACTCCAGCGCCAGCTGCTTTATATCGTAGTTCGCATCGCCAAACTTGTGGTTCAGGCCGTCGCGAATGGCGAAGACCAGCTTCGGGAACACAGCGGTTTTACGGTTTTTGCCCAGACCCGCAATGCGGTTGCGCAAAATTGAGGTTTGAATCAGGCGCGATTCCCAGCTGGTGCCAAGACCAAAGCCAAAGGTAACAAACGGCGTCTGGCCGTTGGCGGTATGCAGCGTATTGACTTCATATTCCAGCGACTGGAAGGCGTCATAGCACTCTTTTTCAGTGCGTGAGCGGGCGTAACCTTCGGCATCCGGGATATGCCATTCATCGGCAATACGGCGGTGTTTTTCAAAGCTGGCGCTCACAAACGGGGCCAGTACTTCATCAATGCGGTTAATGGTAGTGCCGCCGTAAATGTGGCTTGCGACCTGGGCAATTATCTGCGCGGTCACTGCCGTTGCGGTGGAAATAGACTTCGGCGGCTCGATTTCCGCGTTGCCCATTTTAAAGCCCTGGGTCAGCATGCCTTTGAGGTCGATAAGCATGCAGTTAAACATCGGGAAGAACGGCGAATAGTCGAGATCGTGATAATGCAGTTCACCACGCTCATGCGCGAGCACCACATCGCGCGGCAGCAGGTGCTGCCTGGCGTAGTGCTTGGCGACAATGCCTGCCAGCAGGTCGCGCTGAGTGGGA
Coding sequences:
- the yrbN gene encoding protein YrbN — encoded protein: MKNADHFHVELCRLAAIDTEALALHG
- a CDS encoding DEAD/DEAH family ATP-dependent RNA helicase, with product MADIETTFTELGLKAPILEALNDLGYEKPSPIQAACIPHLLEGRDVLGMAQTGSGKTAAFSLPLLNNIDPDLRAPQILVLAPTRELAVQVAEACNDFSKHMRGVNVLALYGGQRYDVQLRALRQGPQIVVGTPGRLLDHLKRGTLDLSNLKGLVLDEADEMLRMGFIEDVETIMAQIPEGHQTALFSATMPEAIRRITRRFMKDPQEVRIQTSINTRPDISQSYWTVWNMRKNEALVRFLEAEDFDAAIIFVRTKNATLEVAEALERSGYNSAALNGDMNQALREQTLERLKDGRLDILIATDVAARGLDVERISLVVNYDIPMDAESYVHRIGRTGRAGRAGRALLFVENRERRLLRNIERTMKLTIPEVELPNAELLGQRRLAKFAGRVQQQLESSDLEQYRALLAKIHPASEEELDIETLAAALLKMAQGERPLILPPDQVAERRPKREFRDRDDRHERGDRGERSDRPRRERRDVGDMELYRIEVGRDDGVEVRHIVGAIANEGDISSRYIGNIKLFASHSTIELPKGMPGEVLQHFTRTRILNKPMNMQLMGDAQPRGERRGGGNGNGRSFGNGERNERRGGGEGRRFSGERREGGNGNGRFSGERREGGRGPRRDDNGNRRRFGDS
- the mtr gene encoding tryptophan permease, which encodes MTAVLATRPTPSILGGVMIIGGTIIGAGMFSLPVVMSGAWFFWSLAALVFTWFCMLHSGLMILEANLNYAPGASFDTITRDLLGKGWNVINGVSIAFVLYILTYAYISASGSIIHHTMGEMDIGFSPRLAGFLFALVVAFIVWLSTRAVSRMTAIVLGAKVITFFLTFGSLLGHVEPATLMNVAEQSPSYAPYLLMTLPFCLASFGYHGNVPSLMKYYGREPKIIIRCLVWGTLIALGLYVIWLLGTMGNIPRQDFIAIAEKGGNIDVLVQALSGVLKSPSLNLLLVIFSNFAVASSFLGVTLGLFDYLADLFGFDDSPLGRLKTALITFLPPMVGGLIWPNGFLYAIGYAGLAATIWAAIVPALLARASRQRFGSPRFRVWGGKGMIALILLFGAGNALVHILSSFDLLPVYK
- the nrdG gene encoding anaerobic ribonucleoside-triphosphate reductase-activating protein, which codes for MNYHQYYPLDVVNGPGTRCTLFVSGCVHECPGCYNKSTWRLNSGLAFTPEMETRIIADLNDTRVKRQGLSLSGGDPLHPQNVPDILRLVQRVRAECPGKDIWVWTGYKMDELNDAQREVIELINVLVDGKFVQDLKDPALIWRGSSNQVIHHLR
- the nrdD gene encoding anaerobic ribonucleoside-triphosphate reductase translates to MTPHVMKRDGCKTPFVPARIKEAILRAAKAAGVDDADYCATVADIVSAQMQGLTQVDINDIQTAVENQLMAGPHKHLARAYIEYRHDRDIAREKRGELNREIRGLVEQTNAALLNENANKDSKVIPTQRDLLAGIVAKHYARQHLLPRDVVLAHERGELHYHDLDYSPFFPMFNCMLIDLKGMLTQGFKMGNAEIEPPKSISTATAVTAQIIAQVASHIYGGTTINRIDEVLAPFVSASFEKHRRIADEWHIPDAEGYARSRTEKECYDAFQSLEYEVNTLHTANGQTPFVTFGFGLGTSWESRLIQTSILRNRIAGLGKNRKTAVFPKLVFAIRDGLNHKFGDANYDIKQLALECASKRMYPDILNYDKVVEVTGSFKTPMGCRSFLGVYEENGEQIHDGRNNIGVISLNLPRIALEAKGDEDRFWTLLDSRLELARKALMTRIARLEGVKARVAPILYMEGACGVRLKPDDNVADIFKNGRASISLGYIGIHETINALSGGEHVYDSEQLRAKGVAIVERLRSAVDKWKEETGYGFSLYSTPSENLCDRFCRLDTAEFGVVDGVTDKGYYTNSFHLDVEKKVNPYDKIDFEAPYPAIASGGFICYGEYPNLQHNLKALEDVWDYSYQHVPYYGTNTPIDECYECGFTGEFECTSKGFTCPKCGNHDATRVSVTRRVCGYLGSPDARPFNAGKQEEVKRRVKHLGNGQLG